The genome window GCTCGCGAGGCGCCAGCAGGCGATCAACTACCTGCTTGACTGGGTTAAGAGGTGGGCTAGGGTGTACGGCGCCGTCGCGGTCATCACCAACCAGGTCCTCACCCACCCGTTGCCCAGCGGTATCGCGTTGAAGATACCGGCGGGCGGCAACATTATAGCCCATGCAAGTACGCACCGCTTCCTTTTGAAGAAAACGGGCGATGCATTCCTCCTCGAGGTCTTGGACAGCCCGCGCGTCGCCCGTGGCGCGAGTGTAGAGTTTAGAATCGAGGAAGACGGGCTCCACGATGCCAGGTAGCCTTCTAGACGCCCAGCTGAGGGCTACACTCGAAAGGTGGGAGAAAGCCCGGGCCGCGAAAGACGTATACTACGTCACCGAGGTCGCCTCCGGGTCCCGTGGCCAGGGCAGGGGCGTCTCCGAGGGTCGCAGAGTACACTCCAAGATATGGGGTCTAGACCCATTCGAGGTTTTGAATCATTCAAGGATATCGCTCCCCCTCCCAGTGGCTTGGAGGTTCCGGTTTGGCTGGCTTCTCGGTGTGGTTGACCAGGTTCTATTTGTAGACGGCTTGCCTGTAGAGGTTGCCGAGCTGAAGAGTTATGACGGCTTCAAGAGCTATGAGAAAGTACAAGCTTCACTCTACGGCCTCCTAGTTATGCTTAACTTTCAATACCGTCCAAGAGTCTCGATCATAGGCATGAACGAGAAGCTGGAGATAAACAACTGGGAGGAAATAGCGATAGAGGCTTTAGTCTCGTTTTGTAGAAAGCGTAATACGTCGCAATGCGCCGGCGTAATGCGCCGCAATGCGCTATCTTGAATTCAAAATACTGCATTACGACGTATTACGTCGCCGTAATGCGTCGCATTACGTTGTCTTGAGCGTAATACGTCGCATTGCGCGGGCGTAATGCGTCGCACTGCGTCATCTTTAAATCAGTGCTAATTATATTATCACTGTGAAGTGTCCGAAGTGCGGGAGCAATGAGGTGCAATGCAGTGGCTCCAAGTGCCGCTGCCTGGTGTGCGGCAACGAGTTCTACACCTGCAGCATATGCGGTGAAGCCTTCTCAACCGCACAACAGCTCGCAGCCCACATGAAGAAACACAGGAGGAATGATGACCCGAGTCTACGGGAGCTTGTTCTAGAGCTGGAAGAGCTTAGAAAAACGGTTGAAGAGTTGCGCCAGGCCGTCGAGAGGCTAGAGGCTGCCCTGCATGGACTGCAAAGACAGCCTCTCACCCCTCACCCTGCGACTAACGAGGAATTGCCGGACTTCGTGAAGGACAATCCATGGCTGCAGGTCCTTCACAAGAAGAGGGACACGTAGTGGCGGTCAAGCTTATAGAGCAGTTGCTGGCCCCGCCTCAAAAGCTCCTCTTCCGTGAGGACAAGCTACGCGAGACTCTCGAGCTACTTAGAGGCGGGGAAAGCCTAGTCATCAGGGGTCCAGTAGGAGTCGGCAAGACAACCCTGGCATTAATGGCTGCAAAAGGCTTCAAGCAAACCTACATCAACTGCTTCCAGTGCAGGACTTACGACTGCATACGTCGGCGTATAGCCCCGGGGCTAATCATACTGGACGACTATACCCTGGCTAAAAGGACGGCCCAGTTGGTGAGGCTAGTTAAAGAGCTCCCTTGGAAGCTCGTCGTAATTCACCCGCAGCTCCAAGCAGAGGAGCTCAAAGATCTACCAATAGTAGAGCTAAAGCCGTACACTCTACAAGAGCTAGAAGAAATACTGAGAGAAAGAGTAATACGTCTAAACTTACCTTTAAGCGACTATGATATACGCTTGGCAGCCGAGGAGGGTGTCCGCAGAGGGGGAAACGCGCGCATAGCCCTTCTTAAGCTTGCCGAGCTAGCAGGGCTAACAGCCTCCTGGCAAGCTTAGCCGTCCTCCGGGTAAACCTTAGACCATTTACTTCTTCAAGCCCAGCATATACAAGAACTCTTTCAAGCCTTTTCCTTAGTCTAGGCTTTTCACCGGGCCTCATGCCTGGAAAAACGCGGGGAAGGGCTATAAAGGGTAGGGGTTTTACTCCGGGGGGGACTCAATCAGGTATTTAAGCTTTTCGGCTACCCTTTTCCCGCACTCGTTGAGCCTGTAGAGCCGCACTACTCGCCGCGCGGTCCTGAAAACAAGCTCATCGACCAAGCCGGCCTGCTTCAGTGCATTGATGGCGGAAAGGGCGCGAGTGCTGCTGGTGAAGCGCTTACCACCCCCCAACGCGTAGCGTATGTCCATTAGCGTCACGTAGTCATAAAAGGACATGAAGAGCAGGACTAGGATGTCTGGATCCCTGCCTGACTCGACCAGTTCTAGGGCTTTCCTCTGGGCTTCCTCCTCGTTACAAGACATATACTATTGATCATGCATTATAACTGATATGCATCATGGACGACTTTTAATTGACGTGTGCAAAACTTATTACGTTTATGCCTTTTTGTTTTCCCCGTGGAGCAGATTACTCTCATACCGTCAGATAAGCTGAAGCCCAGTATCGTTAATGTGAGGCAGCGCGTAGATCCCGAGCGGGTTCGCGCCCTCGCGGAGGATATCGCT of Thermofilum uzonense contains these proteins:
- a CDS encoding C2H2-type zinc finger protein produces the protein MKCPKCGSNEVQCSGSKCRCLVCGNEFYTCSICGEAFSTAQQLAAHMKKHRRNDDPSLRELVLELEELRKTVEELRQAVERLEAALHGLQRQPLTPHPATNEELPDFVKDNPWLQVLHKKRDT
- a CDS encoding nSTAND3 domain-containing NTPase, whose product is MAAGPSQEEGHVVAVKLIEQLLAPPQKLLFREDKLRETLELLRGGESLVIRGPVGVGKTTLALMAAKGFKQTYINCFQCRTYDCIRRRIAPGLIILDDYTLAKRTAQLVRLVKELPWKLVVIHPQLQAEELKDLPIVELKPYTLQELEEILRERVIRLNLPLSDYDIRLAAEEGVRRGGNARIALLKLAELAGLTASWQA